In Methanocella sp., one DNA window encodes the following:
- a CDS encoding DUF1616 domain-containing protein — MAVKNDDSNTVNLHIGDFFFGMAADLKLIVAFTLVTLAFIYVPVLNETVIRSALGLVMVLFVPGYTLIAALFPGKKDIDGIERAALSFGLSIAVSPLIGLGLNYTPWGIRLDPIVVCLTIFTLVCVLAANKRRHELRPEERFDIDFRGTYRELKGEVFSQDKTRLDRALTVVLILSILLSIATLAYVVAVPKQGEKFTEFYILGPDGKADNYPTRYVLGDQKPVIVGIANHEYRNVTYDMVVTLNNSLAVTSLYSEKLTLADNQTWEKTVNLTPDRAGNNMEMQFLLYADGNMSAPYRECHLWVNVTQPA; from the coding sequence ATGGCTGTGAAAAATGACGACTCGAACACGGTCAACCTGCACATCGGCGATTTTTTCTTCGGCATGGCCGCGGACCTGAAGCTTATCGTCGCCTTTACCCTGGTCACGCTCGCCTTCATCTACGTGCCCGTGCTCAACGAGACGGTCATTCGCTCGGCGCTAGGCCTGGTCATGGTGCTCTTTGTGCCCGGCTATACGCTCATCGCCGCCCTGTTCCCGGGTAAAAAGGACATCGACGGCATCGAGAGGGCCGCCCTGTCCTTCGGGCTGAGCATCGCCGTCTCGCCCCTCATCGGCCTGGGCCTGAACTATACGCCCTGGGGCATCCGGCTGGATCCGATCGTAGTCTGTCTCACGATTTTCACGCTTGTCTGCGTACTCGCGGCCAATAAGCGCCGCCACGAGCTCAGGCCGGAAGAGCGTTTCGATATCGACTTCAGGGGAACGTACAGAGAATTGAAGGGCGAGGTCTTTTCTCAGGATAAGACGCGGCTGGATAGGGCGCTGACCGTCGTGCTCATCCTGTCAATTCTCCTGTCCATCGCCACGCTGGCGTACGTCGTCGCCGTCCCCAAGCAGGGCGAAAAGTTTACCGAGTTCTACATCCTCGGGCCCGACGGCAAAGCCGATAACTATCCGACGAGATATGTACTGGGCGACCAGAAGCCCGTCATCGTGGGCATCGCGAACCACGAGTACCGGAACGTCACCTATGACATGGTGGTTACATTGAACAACAGCCTGGCGGTGACGAGCCTCTATTCGGAAAAGCTGACGCTCGCGGATAATCAGACCTGGGAAAAGACGGTCAACCTGACGCCGGACCGGGCCGGCAACAATATGGAGATGCAGTTCCTGCTCTACGCGGATGGCAACATGAGCGCTCCCTACCGGGAATGCCACCTCTGGGTCAACGTGACGCAGCCCGCTTGA
- a CDS encoding ParB/RepB/Spo0J family partition protein, whose product MNNQDIPFQTIPINRIEPDSDGVRKSSTDIGGLKYTISDVGLLQPIIVRKSGEIYTVIDGHRRLRALKELEVAELIVGREVIVNVDENEADNRFRQIIANIQREDISDIELGHAFVTLKEKYGYQYNEIADVIGKDRHYVTAKVGLATRLAPGVQELAAGDKAAAAEPYSMNVNILEAISRLPERVQMDVYRKVKAGRMDKAEALDLIRSARNGALDRGPNGSGVEVFVKKVNKDLDLLAVKIKDDRVEKEKILPAIESLIEKLNSLRLEISDDGRIMEKSKTEVRVDDTA is encoded by the coding sequence ATGAACAACCAGGATATCCCTTTTCAGACAATTCCCATTAACCGGATCGAGCCCGACAGTGACGGTGTCCGAAAATCCAGCACTGACATCGGCGGCCTGAAGTATACCATATCCGATGTGGGGCTACTGCAGCCGATAATCGTCCGGAAGTCCGGTGAAATATATACCGTCATAGATGGGCACCGCCGGCTCAGGGCGCTTAAAGAGCTTGAAGTGGCTGAGCTGATCGTCGGAAGGGAAGTAATCGTCAACGTCGATGAGAACGAGGCGGATAACCGTTTCCGGCAGATCATCGCCAACATCCAGCGCGAGGATATCAGCGATATCGAGCTGGGTCACGCATTTGTCACGCTGAAGGAAAAGTACGGATACCAGTATAACGAGATCGCCGATGTCATCGGAAAGGACCGCCACTACGTCACCGCAAAGGTCGGCCTGGCCACCCGGCTGGCCCCCGGGGTCCAGGAACTTGCCGCCGGCGACAAGGCGGCCGCGGCCGAGCCATATTCCATGAACGTGAATATTCTCGAGGCCATCTCCCGGCTCCCGGAAAGAGTCCAGATGGATGTCTACCGGAAGGTTAAGGCCGGCCGGATGGACAAGGCCGAAGCTCTGGATCTCATCCGTTCCGCACGGAACGGCGCCCTGGACAGAGGCCCCAATGGCAGCGGCGTTGAGGTATTCGTAAAGAAGGTCAATAAGGACCTCGACCTGCTCGCCGTCAAGATCAAGGATGACCGGGTCGAGAAGGAGAAGATATTGCCCGCCATCGAATCGCTCATTGAAAAGCTCAACTCCCTCCGCCTGGAGATCTCCGACGACGGGCGGATCATGGAAAAGAGCAAAACTGAAGTCCGGGTCGACGACACGGCATGA
- a CDS encoding glycosyltransferase family 4 protein: MKILSVTTSIPGDDAAWWRMFNIANILRDNGHEVHFIHYCSKPNYDRIIDKGQYPYNTFILANEWNVFRYHVRVLSQEKYDLVYGNTHTGTFCSLPGKLKNIPLIFDMHGGLVEEFQLNNSDVRGFYYIFQYIEDVVIDYLDKKCSDRILCVSRKMLQYLNEKGIPASRLAYVTNGVDLEYFNAKDEGDNHAFRSRLGLDDKFIIGYVGGFQKWQGVENFILAAKSIRDERAAFLVVGGDREYRDGNVVFMPSTSREQVKAYYSACDVLTLPRPDHPSTEIAAPTKFAEYTAMGKPILTTNVGDAAELVKKYGCGMVVNDNSPEQLARGFEAYHGFSADKMLEMGRKSRALAENEFSWNDVYRNLLKVIESIG, from the coding sequence ATGAAGATACTTAGCGTAACGACGTCCATACCTGGCGACGACGCGGCCTGGTGGCGCATGTTCAATATCGCCAACATCCTCCGGGACAATGGCCACGAGGTCCATTTTATACACTACTGCAGTAAACCGAACTACGACCGGATCATCGACAAGGGCCAGTATCCCTATAACACCTTCATCCTCGCGAATGAGTGGAACGTTTTCCGGTATCACGTCCGGGTGCTCTCGCAGGAAAAATACGACCTGGTCTATGGCAATACCCATACGGGAACTTTCTGCTCGCTGCCGGGCAAGCTGAAGAACATACCGCTGATCTTCGATATGCACGGGGGGCTCGTGGAAGAGTTCCAGCTCAATAACTCCGACGTCCGGGGCTTCTATTATATTTTCCAGTATATCGAGGATGTCGTCATCGACTATCTGGATAAGAAATGCTCCGACCGGATCCTCTGCGTTTCCCGGAAAATGCTCCAGTACCTGAACGAGAAGGGCATACCGGCATCCAGGCTGGCCTACGTGACCAATGGCGTGGACCTGGAATATTTTAATGCGAAGGACGAAGGCGATAATCATGCTTTCCGAAGCAGGCTGGGCCTGGACGATAAGTTCATCATCGGCTACGTCGGGGGATTTCAAAAATGGCAGGGCGTCGAGAACTTCATCCTGGCGGCGAAAAGTATCCGGGACGAGCGCGCCGCTTTCCTGGTCGTGGGCGGAGACCGCGAATACCGGGACGGCAATGTCGTCTTCATGCCCAGCACGTCCCGGGAGCAGGTCAAGGCATATTATTCGGCCTGCGACGTGCTGACGCTGCCGAGGCCCGACCACCCATCGACCGAGATCGCCGCGCCCACGAAGTTCGCTGAATATACGGCCATGGGCAAGCCCATCCTTACCACGAACGTCGGGGATGCCGCGGAGCTCGTAAAAAAATACGGGTGCGGCATGGTCGTTAACGATAACAGCCCGGAGCAGCTGGCCCGCGGGTTCGAGGCGTATCACGGCTTTTCTGCGGATAAGATGCTGGAAATGGGCCGAAAGTCGAGGGCCCTGGCCGAGAACGAGTTCAGCTGGAACGACGTCTACAGGAATCTCCTGAAGGTTATCGAGTCAATTGGATAA
- a CDS encoding glycosyltransferase family 4 protein codes for MERVSGGVAVHTINLIHSLGKIDTADLDFSIVSYGRDTRVFKDGNATIRMMKIHMIYYLFPPLSILRIAHEVRKVKPSVIHVQGSNLTPYLVYALFFSPGVKKIITFHGDELKEKITVGQVRDNSVRFHAYKWLEKTVLTNFDMVVCVSAYLKRSIISEYGEDLAKKIIVIPNGADLVNFIPRPKSEERRKLRIPGDDYVIFHAKSMDVNHGQMQLIRAVSIVKEKIPGIRLILAGDGPNRQNIINLIEELGLANNVVLLGDIQNRQIPQYIASSDIICIPTLSMYGIEEPSCIFLLEGMAMEKPCIVPESGGFPESVTDYVNGLLIPRVEPDIIAARVLELHDNPALANELGKNARSYVKKERTWDEVAKKLAEYYHGLAPARVLAPAKVIE; via the coding sequence GTGGAACGGGTATCGGGCGGTGTCGCGGTGCACACCATAAACCTGATCCACTCTCTGGGAAAGATCGACACGGCGGACCTGGATTTCTCCATCGTGTCCTACGGTAGGGATACGCGGGTATTCAAAGATGGAAATGCCACGATACGAATGATGAAGATCCATATGATCTATTATCTATTTCCCCCGCTGTCCATCCTGAGGATCGCTCACGAGGTCCGAAAAGTCAAGCCTTCCGTCATTCACGTCCAGGGATCGAACCTGACGCCGTATCTGGTCTACGCCCTCTTCTTTTCCCCGGGAGTAAAGAAGATAATAACCTTCCACGGCGACGAGCTCAAGGAAAAAATAACCGTCGGGCAGGTGCGCGATAACTCTGTCAGGTTCCACGCCTACAAATGGCTGGAAAAAACCGTTTTAACTAATTTCGACATGGTGGTCTGCGTGAGCGCCTATCTGAAAAGAAGCATCATTTCAGAGTATGGAGAAGACCTGGCGAAAAAGATCATCGTAATACCTAACGGCGCGGACCTGGTCAACTTCATTCCCCGGCCGAAGAGCGAGGAGCGCCGGAAATTGCGGATCCCCGGGGACGACTACGTCATATTCCACGCGAAGTCGATGGACGTCAACCATGGCCAGATGCAGCTAATCCGCGCGGTCTCGATCGTTAAGGAAAAGATCCCGGGCATCAGGCTTATATTAGCCGGTGACGGCCCCAACAGGCAGAACATTATAAATCTCATCGAGGAGCTGGGCCTGGCGAATAACGTGGTCCTGCTCGGCGACATCCAGAACCGGCAGATCCCGCAGTACATCGCGTCGAGCGACATCATCTGCATCCCGACGCTGTCCATGTATGGCATAGAGGAGCCGTCCTGTATATTCCTGCTGGAGGGAATGGCCATGGAAAAGCCCTGCATTGTCCCCGAGAGTGGAGGCTTTCCGGAGTCCGTCACCGATTACGTGAACGGCTTACTCATCCCGAGGGTCGAGCCGGATATCATCGCGGCCCGGGTCCTGGAGCTGCATGATAATCCTGCGCTGGCAAATGAGCTGGGCAAAAACGCCAGGTCATACGTTAAAAAAGAGAGGACGTGGGACGAGGTGGCGAAAAAGCTGGCAGAATATTATCATGGGCTCGCCCCGGCCAGGGTCCTTGCGCCGGCGAAGGTGATCGAATGA